The proteins below are encoded in one region of Hordeum vulgare subsp. vulgare chromosome 3H, MorexV3_pseudomolecules_assembly, whole genome shotgun sequence:
- the LOC123439309 gene encoding uncharacterized protein LOC123439309, whose translation MAVGTSSSMLGGALLLLLVVVLSSATDFHDGSSSSAAPLSPLDDLCISLGSQYVTPDVCVAALCVDPSCRSTRGLPELAALAIRLTAANATVAKASIESSLAHATDAETKKAMRSCLQLYAGAVEALQWATWSVAAGQYRGAREAVQAAVYVPSGCDGMAQVALPRENDDFFQMAFVGHAVLAWVQHSIDRLTN comes from the coding sequence ATGGCCGTGGGCACATCCTCTTCGATGCTCGGCggcgctctcctcctcctcctcgtcgtcgtcctctcCTCGGCCACCGATTTTCATGACGGGTCAAGCTCCAGCGCCGCACCACTTTCCCCGCTGGACGACCTCTGCATCAGCCTCGGCAGCCAGTATGTCACACCAGACGTCTGCGTGGCGGCGCTCTGCGTCGACCCATCCTGCCGCTCCACGCGCGGCTTGCCGGAGCTCGCGGCGCTCGCCATCAGGCTGACGGCGGCCAACGCCACGGTGGCCAAGGCCAGCATCGAGTCCTCGCTCGCCCACGCCACGGACGCCGAGACTAAGAAGGCCATGCGGTCGTGCCTGCAGCTCTACGCCGGCGCCGTCGAGGCACTGCAGTGGGCGACATGGTCGGTCGCCGCGGGGCAATACAGAGGCGCTCGGGAGGCGGTACAGGCGGCTGTGTATGTCCCATCCGGGTGCGATGGCATGGCCCAGGTGGCGCTTCCCAGGGAGAACGACGACTTCTTCCAGATGGCCTTCGTCGGGCACGCCGTCCTTGCATGGGTGCAGCATAGTATCGATCGGCTGACCAATTGA
- the LOC123439310 gene encoding uncharacterized protein LOC123439310 — translation MANLSSTIVLVVALLLAVPAAGAAVDTVVDSCNAIRGSVDYGFCVSALRSGGPGASKADRHAHLLMAADLAVARGASAGDAANAMARSERDPAARDGLAACGFLYGAGSVPAMRFLRGYAAARAWERGRGLLMLTMQAGIGCDAALGGAPGAKERMANANYEFVQLSWIVTALFNILTQG, via the coding sequence ATGGCGAACCTCAGCTCAaccatcgtcctcgtcgtcgcgcTATTGCTGGCCGTCCCAGCGGCCGGCGCGGCCGTGGACACGGTGGTGGACTCGTGCAACGCGATCCGCGGCTCCGTGGACTACGGCTTTTGCGTCTCCGCGCTGCGGTCCGGCGGGCCGGGCGCCTCCAAGGCGGACCGCCACGCGCACCTCCTCATGGCGGCTGACCTCGCCGTGGCGCGCGGGGCGTCGGCCGGGGACGCCGCGAACGCGATGGCGCGCTCCGAGCGGGATCCGGCGGCGCGCGACGGGCTGGCGGCCTGCGGGTTCCTGTACGGTGCGGGCTCCGTGCCGGCCATGCGCTTCTTGCGCGGCTACGCGGCGGCGCGGGCGTGGGAGCGCGGGCGTGGGCTGCTGATGCTCACGATGCAGGCCGGGATCGGGTGCGACGCGGCGCTCGGCGGCGCGCCCGGGGCCAAGGAGAGGATGGCCAACGCTAACTACGAGTTCGTCCAGCTCTCCTGGATCGTCACCGCGCTCTTCAACATACTAACCCAAGGATGA